Sequence from the Longibacter salinarum genome:
TAGTCGGGGAAGAGAGCTTCAATTCCGGCTTGGATACGCTGGCGCACAGTAGCGAGCGTTTGCTCATCCTCGTCGTAGTAGGCGGTGAGGAGCCGGATCCGGCGGTACACCTCGGGTAGAAGTCGGTCGGTTTGCGTTTTGCCCAGACGGGCAACGAGGTGCATCACCCGCGGGTCTTTATGGTCGGTTTTGCCGGTGTCGTTCGACTCGACCGCTTTGAGCTTGGCGACGTGCTCGGGGCTAATCAGCGCGGTCGGGTGGCCGAGACGCCGAGCGGTGTGCAGGAGCTTGCGTTCGTACCCGCCGGTCGCCTCCGCGCAGACCCGCACGCAGTTGAGGTCGACCTCGGTGGCCAGGCGGTCCAGGCGGCGGAGCAGTGCTTCGATCCGGTCGGTCTGGTTCGGAATCGTGTCCTCGACGCGGCAGACCGAGGGCCCGGCGTCGTGTTTGGTGGCGTGGTATTCGGTGTAGAGGGAGAGCGAGTGCTTCGAGACGTCGAAGCAGCAGACGAGATCCGTGGAAGGGTTGACGGTGGGAGTCGCAGCTACGATCTTGAGCATGAGGGGCTAAGCGAAGCTGGT
This genomic interval carries:
- a CDS encoding IS110 family transposase encodes the protein MLKIVAATPTVNPSTDLVCCFDVSKHSLSLYTEYHATKHDAGPSVCRVEDTIPNQTDRIEALLRRLDRLATEVDLNCVRVCAEATGGYERKLLHTARRLGHPTALISPEHVAKLKAVESNDTGKTDHKDPRVMHLVARLGKTQTDRLLPEVYRRIRLLTAYYDEDEQTLATVRQRIQAGIEALFPDYDKSATFTFGSTGQALMEAYAFNPYHIVRAGYGRFTAVVKRRVHARFATLEHLFDRAEQS